One part of the Olleya sp. YS genome encodes these proteins:
- a CDS encoding YtxH domain-containing protein gives MSKSTNTALGLLLGGAIGATLGILFAPDKGSNTRKKLTEEAIATKDKIADSAVHLKDQVASTLTNQKSNLDSQLETIVSSASYKADDVITTLEKKLKDLKARNKKLQK, from the coding sequence ATGAGTAAAAGCACAAATACAGCATTAGGACTATTATTAGGTGGAGCAATAGGAGCTACCTTAGGAATACTATTTGCACCAGATAAAGGAAGCAATACTAGAAAAAAATTAACTGAAGAAGCTATTGCTACAAAAGATAAAATTGCAGATAGTGCAGTACACTTAAAAGATCAAGTAGCTAGTACATTAACTAATCAAAAAAGTAATCTAGATTCACAACTAGAAACTATTGTATCCAGTGCTAGTTATAAAGCTGACGATGTTATTACTACTTTAGAAAAAAAATTAAAAGATTTAAAGGCTAGAAATAAAAAACTACAAAAATAA